A single genomic interval of Rosistilla ulvae harbors:
- a CDS encoding alpha/beta hydrolase family protein — MRGPVRTTTAILFALIANWAGAQDAGTLETFAARDTLSALQDPSSDATACLEGFAWPTANFDVTVETVDGDASPRSVRFPSPLDTGNPINDRVTMKWYVAKGPQGETLNRPAVLVAHESGSGMTVGRLVAKTLSLYGVHAFLIHLPHYGDRRDRTLKPEDQDVVKTMRQAVVDVRRGRDAIAVLPDVDASHIGLQGTSLGGFVAALSGSLDDGFEKVYITLAGGDFHSLLTNGVNEAAKMRQKLADAGYTGEKLRQLVQQVEPLRIAHRLDPQRTWMFTGSQDRVVPMANAQALAKAAKISAEHHVIVPANHYSAILYFPTIIDLIVRQSLPADAIPAALKSDS, encoded by the coding sequence ATGCGCGGACCGGTTCGTACCACAACAGCGATCCTATTTGCTTTGATCGCGAATTGGGCAGGGGCCCAAGATGCGGGGACGCTGGAAACGTTCGCGGCCCGCGATACGCTCTCCGCCTTGCAAGATCCTAGCTCCGACGCCACGGCCTGTCTGGAAGGCTTTGCCTGGCCCACGGCGAACTTCGACGTCACTGTTGAAACGGTCGACGGCGATGCTTCGCCGCGAAGCGTGCGGTTCCCATCGCCGTTGGATACCGGCAACCCAATCAATGATCGGGTGACGATGAAATGGTATGTGGCCAAGGGGCCTCAAGGCGAGACATTAAATCGCCCCGCGGTCTTGGTGGCCCATGAATCGGGATCGGGGATGACCGTTGGCCGGTTGGTCGCCAAAACGCTTTCACTGTACGGCGTACATGCTTTCTTGATCCACTTGCCACATTACGGGGACCGTCGCGATCGGACGCTCAAGCCGGAAGACCAAGACGTGGTCAAAACGATGCGTCAGGCAGTCGTCGATGTCCGCCGCGGCCGCGATGCGATCGCCGTTCTGCCCGATGTCGATGCTTCGCATATCGGATTGCAAGGAACCAGCTTAGGCGGCTTTGTCGCGGCCCTGTCGGGAAGTCTGGACGACGGATTTGAGAAGGTCTACATCACGCTGGCCGGAGGCGACTTTCACAGTCTGTTGACCAATGGCGTTAACGAAGCGGCCAAGATGCGCCAGAAGCTTGCCGACGCTGGGTACACCGGTGAAAAATTGCGGCAACTGGTCCAACAGGTCGAACCGCTGCGGATCGCGCATCGCTTGGACCCTCAACGGACGTGGATGTTCACGGGATCACAGGACCGCGTGGTGCCGATGGCCAATGCCCAGGCGCTGGCCAAGGCAGCGAAAATTTCCGCGGAACATCACGTGATCGTTCCGGCGAATCACTATTCGGCGATCCTCTATTTTCCGACGATCATCGATCTTATCGTTCGCCAAAGCTTGCCCGCCGATGCCATCCCGGCGGCGTTGAAGTCCGATTCGTAA
- a CDS encoding fumarylacetoacetate hydrolase family protein, whose product MKLAKFKQPNGLVAAGIVDGDAIQALDLSAGKFEALSDLLDAKDIPAAVDYLPKRDPHSLDKVQLLPPIDRQEVWAAGVTYKRSQTARMEESEAAASCYDRVYVADRPELFLKATPHRVRGDGQELRIRTDATWNVPEPEVTLVLNSRMQIVGYTIGNDMSSRDIEGENPLYLPQAKVYDQCAGLGPWITLSTAMPPREQMTIDLQIDRDGQTVFSQSTAADQMARSFEDLASWLGRDNSFPNGAFLMTGTGIVPGTDFTLAAGDVVRISIAGIGTLTNSIVQG is encoded by the coding sequence ATGAAACTCGCAAAATTTAAACAACCCAACGGGCTCGTCGCGGCAGGCATTGTCGACGGCGATGCGATCCAAGCACTCGACCTCTCGGCGGGCAAATTCGAAGCGCTATCGGATCTGTTAGACGCAAAAGACATTCCGGCCGCTGTCGATTATTTGCCCAAACGCGACCCGCATTCTTTGGACAAAGTCCAGTTGTTGCCGCCGATCGATCGCCAAGAGGTTTGGGCGGCGGGTGTTACGTACAAACGCAGCCAAACGGCGCGGATGGAAGAATCCGAAGCGGCGGCGTCGTGTTACGACCGCGTCTATGTCGCCGATCGCCCCGAGTTGTTTCTCAAGGCGACGCCGCACCGCGTTCGCGGCGATGGCCAGGAATTGCGGATCCGCACCGACGCGACCTGGAACGTTCCCGAGCCCGAAGTCACATTGGTGCTCAACAGTCGGATGCAGATCGTCGGTTATACGATCGGCAACGACATGAGTTCTCGCGATATCGAAGGCGAAAATCCGCTGTACCTGCCACAAGCCAAAGTCTATGACCAATGTGCCGGTCTGGGACCTTGGATCACGTTGAGCACCGCGATGCCGCCGCGCGAACAGATGACGATCGATCTGCAAATCGACCGCGATGGGCAGACCGTCTTCTCGCAATCGACCGCTGCCGATCAGATGGCTCGCAGCTTTGAAGACTTGGCCAGTTGGTTGGGACGCGACAACAGCTTTCCCAATGGGGCGTTTCTGATGACCGGAACCGGCATCGTCCCAGGAACCGACTTTACGCTGGCTGCTGGCGATGTGGTTCGAATCTCGATTGCCGGTATCGGCACGTTGACGAATTCTATCGTTCAAGGCTAA
- a CDS encoding mandelate racemase/muconate lactonizing enzyme family protein, translated as MLSNIRICDLQTNITQNPYRTPMKFGGRVVSGVDVLDVRCTVETKSGRRAEGLGSMTMGNAWSWPSQTVSSDQTLAAIETLAQRHAAAAMEAKVEGHPLEICHTLAKLLKPLAADVVSDAKLSEPMPQLACLLAASPLEAALFDAQGKALGTSSYRLLGKDYVNSDLQPYLGNDFAGHYLDEFVSPQPQSSMPIYHLVGALDPLTDVDVDQPVGDGHPETLAAWIEADGLTHLKIKLAGDDLDWDIDRVARVSRVASESSRGATTDWRFSLDFNERCANQQYVIDMLQGVAKVSDDANGRIQYIEQPTHRDLARFPENTMHEVTKMLPVVIDESLVDLESLHLSRELGYSGIALKACKGHAEALLMGAAAQHYKLFLCVQDLTCIGANFLHSASLAAHIPTVAAIEGNGRQYCPAGNEGWEKKFPGMFEITDGTVETGLLNGPGLGY; from the coding sequence ATGCTTTCCAACATCCGAATCTGCGACCTTCAAACCAACATCACTCAAAATCCCTATCGCACGCCGATGAAGTTCGGCGGTCGCGTGGTGTCGGGGGTCGATGTGTTAGATGTCCGCTGCACCGTGGAAACCAAAAGCGGACGCCGCGCCGAGGGCCTCGGATCGATGACGATGGGGAACGCGTGGTCCTGGCCCAGCCAAACCGTATCGTCCGACCAAACCTTGGCCGCGATCGAGACGCTTGCCCAACGCCATGCCGCAGCGGCGATGGAAGCGAAAGTCGAAGGGCATCCGTTGGAGATCTGCCACACGTTGGCGAAGCTATTAAAACCGTTGGCGGCCGATGTCGTCAGCGATGCCAAACTTTCCGAACCGATGCCGCAATTGGCCTGCCTGTTGGCTGCCAGTCCGTTGGAAGCAGCGCTGTTCGACGCTCAGGGCAAGGCGCTTGGAACCAGCAGCTACCGCCTGCTGGGCAAAGACTACGTCAACTCCGATCTGCAGCCCTATCTGGGCAATGATTTTGCGGGGCACTACCTGGATGAATTTGTCAGCCCGCAGCCGCAATCGAGCATGCCGATCTACCATCTGGTCGGAGCCTTGGATCCGTTGACCGACGTCGATGTCGACCAACCGGTCGGCGATGGGCATCCCGAAACGCTCGCTGCTTGGATCGAAGCCGATGGATTGACCCATCTTAAGATCAAGCTGGCGGGCGACGATCTGGACTGGGATATCGACCGCGTCGCTCGCGTCAGTCGCGTGGCCAGCGAGAGTTCCCGCGGGGCGACGACCGATTGGCGATTTTCGCTCGATTTCAACGAACGCTGTGCAAATCAACAGTATGTGATCGACATGCTGCAAGGCGTCGCCAAGGTCAGCGATGATGCCAACGGACGGATCCAATATATCGAACAGCCAACGCATCGCGATCTGGCTCGGTTCCCCGAAAACACGATGCACGAGGTGACGAAGATGTTGCCGGTCGTGATCGATGAATCGTTGGTCGATCTGGAAAGTCTGCACCTGTCGCGCGAGTTGGGTTACAGCGGTATCGCGCTGAAAGCTTGCAAGGGGCACGCTGAGGCGTTGCTGATGGGAGCCGCGGCGCAGCACTACAAGCTGTTCCTGTGTGTCCAGGACCTCACCTGTATCGGTGCCAACTTCTTGCACTCCGCATCGCTTGCCGCTCACATCCCAACCGTGGCCGCGATCGAAGGGAATGGTCGCCAGTATTGCCCAGCCGGAAACGAAGGCTGGGAAAAGAAATTCCCAGGGATGTTCGAGATCACCGACGGGACCGTCGAAACCGGCCTGCTCAACGGACCAGGGCTGGGGTACTGA
- the msrA gene encoding peptide-methionine (S)-S-oxide reductase MsrA — MRNLITMAMLIAVTAGVARADEPQNSSEPAAQAGTDNMQVATFGAGCFWCVEAVFQRLEGVEKIVSGYMGGRVPNPTYKMICTGRTGHAEVCQITFDPAKVSFDTLLEVFWKTHDPTTRNRQGNDVGTQYRSVIFYHNDEQKEIATNYKHKLNKANAFPGGPAVTEISEAEIFYPAEDYHQDYFNQNPGQGYCQFVVAPKVKKFQEIFGDKAKKE; from the coding sequence ATGCGTAATTTAATCACAATGGCGATGTTGATCGCGGTGACAGCGGGTGTCGCTCGGGCCGATGAACCACAGAACAGCAGCGAACCGGCTGCCCAAGCAGGAACAGACAACATGCAAGTCGCAACCTTTGGTGCCGGGTGCTTCTGGTGCGTCGAAGCGGTATTCCAACGACTCGAAGGAGTCGAAAAGATCGTCTCGGGCTACATGGGTGGCCGGGTTCCCAATCCGACTTATAAGATGATCTGCACCGGCCGCACCGGCCACGCCGAAGTCTGCCAGATCACCTTCGACCCAGCGAAAGTCAGCTTTGACACCTTGCTGGAGGTGTTTTGGAAAACGCACGACCCCACGACGCGAAACCGTCAAGGGAACGACGTAGGCACCCAATATCGCAGTGTGATCTTCTATCACAACGACGAACAAAAAGAGATTGCGACAAACTACAAGCACAAACTGAACAAGGCGAATGCGTTTCCCGGCGGTCCGGCGGTTACCGAGATCAGCGAAGCGGAGATCTTTTACCCTGCCGAAGACTATCACCAGGACTACTTCAATCAGAATCCTGGCCAAGGGTATTGCCAGTTTGTCGTCGCTCCGAAGGTAAAGAAGTTCCAAGAGATCTTCGGCGACAAAGCGAAGAAAGAATAA
- a CDS encoding WD40 repeat domain-containing protein, whose product MNRRFARAICTLVLTYPCISGLTASAQLPVAELPEEREVKYSTDIYPVLKKNCVACHNASRDESGVNLESVEKMLASDSDELLVAGKSDTSWLFLLAAHIEEPIMPPEDNEVGAAPLSPMELALLKRWIDQGAKVDVANPGMVKYEWQALPAHLRTVYASTMSADGRLAAASFGNQIRVFGKSSSAPIAELSSVDEAGKPTPPHLDFVQDLAFSPVDNRLVSAGFRNVKTWTLNPPQAIALPSFDPAASLSLAIDRTGSQVANYTKQGEVQVAAIGSDAWQWTQKIALPEAFAGDAAPAVVTAVAADGKTAAIAWQQELRIVKSDAAEAVTLTSGKPIVSIVWDRNGRLVTGDESGGVTFWIAEGESFKPVTESMGDKPVLHLVVPVEGAAVLMAVDAAGKIASWHAAETKIKETKQLPAAAKFVSPTRDGAGLWTTLDSGVFGMFDIASGKLAESPKFDPVQAEAYAQANWTVLVGERLVAATEAELKTAQTNETAEKKNLTNSEADVAAKAKARDEAKKPAEDTKKAADAAQAALIAEQAKQKAMMEKRVALAAKIKQLDDAAPAMVKEKETVAAAAAEVATKMTAMQAEIAAVEAEMKKKLDEMKAAAAAIAKQKADQEAKVAAIAAKIAAEAAAKTAAAAELKAIPDDAALAAAVKKAADAADKAQKDAAAKAEALKKAETAVSLSEESKSRAAKRAAESTEEVASQTKLVAAAKAEQEERKKMEAAAKAAQDQSLAADKALAVLNDGKFLVTQSSASGQWNLWTAAGDWITALDKGGELVAAGSQSVLIRGDNGNVKAYRLPKTLWGQERMIGSPSGESPFSDRVLTVDVDSTGKWLVTGGGEPSRSGEVQIWNLADGSLVRTLDNPHTDTVLCARFSPDGKTLATSSSDRMIKLWDIETGELLKTLEGHTHHVNSIAWNVNNRQLSSASADATVKIWDVSTGQAKRTIGGLTGELTRLVYVGRDDRVGFVSGDNHFRVYRTDNGGRETNAKVAEGYLYALASNRDGTLFVLGGADGNAKIVDKAGKETQKYE is encoded by the coding sequence ATGAACAGACGCTTTGCTCGTGCAATCTGCACGCTGGTTTTGACCTATCCATGCATTTCGGGGCTCACCGCGTCGGCACAGTTGCCGGTTGCTGAATTGCCGGAAGAGCGCGAGGTCAAATACAGCACCGACATCTATCCGGTCTTAAAGAAAAACTGCGTCGCCTGTCACAACGCCAGTCGCGATGAGAGCGGTGTGAATTTGGAATCGGTCGAAAAAATGTTGGCCAGCGACAGTGACGAGCTGTTGGTCGCGGGAAAATCGGACACCAGCTGGTTGTTTCTCCTGGCAGCTCACATCGAAGAACCGATCATGCCCCCAGAAGACAACGAAGTCGGCGCGGCACCGCTGAGTCCGATGGAGTTGGCGTTGTTGAAGCGTTGGATCGATCAAGGAGCCAAGGTCGACGTCGCCAATCCGGGCATGGTGAAATACGAGTGGCAAGCGTTGCCCGCCCATTTGCGTACAGTCTACGCATCGACGATGTCGGCCGACGGTCGCCTGGCAGCAGCCAGCTTTGGCAATCAGATCCGCGTTTTTGGAAAAAGCTCGTCGGCGCCGATCGCTGAATTGTCGAGTGTCGACGAAGCGGGCAAGCCGACGCCGCCGCACCTCGATTTCGTCCAAGACCTCGCCTTCTCGCCGGTCGACAACCGTTTGGTCTCGGCCGGTTTCCGAAATGTCAAAACCTGGACTCTGAACCCTCCGCAAGCGATCGCGTTGCCGAGCTTCGATCCGGCAGCCAGTTTGTCGCTGGCGATCGATCGCACCGGAAGTCAGGTTGCCAACTATACCAAGCAGGGAGAAGTGCAAGTTGCGGCGATCGGATCCGATGCGTGGCAGTGGACTCAGAAGATCGCATTGCCCGAGGCGTTTGCTGGCGACGCGGCTCCCGCCGTGGTGACAGCGGTCGCTGCCGACGGCAAGACCGCTGCGATCGCTTGGCAGCAAGAACTGCGGATCGTGAAGTCCGACGCGGCGGAAGCCGTGACGTTGACCTCCGGAAAACCAATCGTTTCGATCGTCTGGGATCGCAACGGGCGTCTGGTCACCGGCGACGAGAGTGGCGGTGTGACGTTCTGGATCGCCGAAGGAGAGTCGTTCAAGCCGGTCACCGAATCGATGGGAGACAAACCGGTATTGCATCTTGTTGTGCCGGTCGAAGGAGCGGCGGTTCTGATGGCTGTCGATGCTGCGGGGAAGATCGCATCGTGGCATGCTGCGGAGACAAAGATCAAAGAAACCAAACAATTGCCTGCGGCGGCGAAGTTTGTTTCGCCAACGCGCGACGGCGCGGGGCTGTGGACGACGCTCGATTCGGGAGTCTTTGGCATGTTTGACATCGCATCGGGCAAGTTGGCCGAATCGCCGAAGTTCGATCCGGTCCAGGCTGAAGCTTACGCTCAAGCGAACTGGACCGTCTTGGTCGGCGAGCGATTGGTCGCCGCGACCGAGGCGGAATTGAAGACCGCGCAGACCAACGAGACCGCTGAGAAGAAGAACCTCACCAATTCGGAAGCCGATGTGGCGGCCAAGGCGAAGGCTCGCGATGAAGCCAAGAAGCCGGCTGAGGATACGAAAAAAGCGGCCGACGCGGCGCAGGCAGCTTTGATAGCCGAACAGGCCAAGCAGAAAGCGATGATGGAGAAGCGAGTCGCTTTGGCGGCGAAGATCAAGCAATTGGATGACGCAGCGCCGGCGATGGTCAAAGAAAAAGAGACGGTCGCGGCGGCGGCAGCCGAGGTCGCGACGAAGATGACCGCGATGCAAGCGGAGATCGCGGCGGTCGAGGCTGAGATGAAAAAGAAGCTCGATGAAATGAAGGCTGCTGCGGCGGCGATTGCAAAACAGAAAGCGGATCAAGAAGCCAAAGTCGCAGCGATCGCGGCGAAGATCGCCGCCGAAGCGGCTGCCAAAACCGCAGCGGCTGCGGAATTGAAGGCGATCCCCGACGATGCCGCTCTGGCTGCGGCGGTCAAGAAAGCTGCAGATGCCGCGGACAAGGCTCAGAAGGATGCTGCGGCGAAAGCCGAGGCGTTGAAGAAGGCCGAGACTGCGGTCTCGCTGTCCGAAGAGTCCAAATCGCGAGCGGCCAAGCGTGCCGCGGAGTCGACTGAAGAAGTCGCTTCGCAAACCAAGCTGGTTGCGGCGGCGAAGGCGGAGCAGGAAGAACGGAAGAAGATGGAAGCGGCTGCGAAAGCGGCTCAAGATCAATCGCTGGCTGCCGACAAGGCGCTGGCGGTTCTGAATGACGGCAAGTTCCTGGTCACTCAATCGAGCGCGTCGGGACAGTGGAATCTGTGGACTGCGGCTGGAGACTGGATCACGGCATTGGACAAGGGAGGCGAGCTTGTCGCCGCCGGATCGCAGAGCGTCTTGATTCGGGGGGACAACGGCAATGTCAAAGCCTATCGCTTGCCTAAGACTCTGTGGGGCCAAGAGCGGATGATCGGTTCGCCCAGCGGCGAGAGTCCGTTTTCCGACCGCGTGCTGACGGTCGACGTCGATTCGACTGGCAAGTGGTTGGTCACTGGCGGCGGGGAACCCTCGCGAAGCGGCGAGGTGCAGATCTGGAATCTAGCCGACGGTTCGCTGGTCCGCACGTTGGATAACCCGCATACCGACACCGTCCTGTGCGCACGCTTCTCTCCCGATGGCAAGACGTTGGCGACCAGCAGCTCGGATCGAATGATCAAATTGTGGGATATCGAGACGGGCGAGTTGCTGAAGACGCTCGAAGGGCACACCCATCACGTCAACTCGATCGCCTGGAACGTTAACAACCGGCAACTCTCCAGCGCATCGGCCGATGCAACCGTCAAGATCTGGGATGTGTCGACGGGGCAGGCGAAGCGAACGATCGGTGGATTGACCGGGGAACTGACCCGACTGGTTTACGTCGGACGCGATGACCGCGTCGGGTTTGTCAGCGGCGACAACCACTTCCGCGTCTATCGCACCGACAATGGCGGCCGCGAGACAAACGCCAAGGTGGCCGAAGGCTATCTGTACGCCTTGGCGTCCAACCGCGACGGGACGCTGTTTGTTCTGGGAGGAGCCGACGGGAATGCCAAGATCGTCGACAAAGCGGGAAAAGAGACGCAGAAGTACGAATGA
- a CDS encoding Tex family protein, whose amino-acid sequence MAAKNEVAFDRKQTIQAIAAELNVPPRQIEAAVDLLDEGNTIPFIARYRKEATGGLDEVALRAIEDALEKAMALASRKATVLKTIDEQGKLTAALRRQIEACNDLQTLEILYLPYKPKRRTRATVARQKGLQPLADLLLDPSASKKSKDEILAEFVNAELEVPDREAALQGALDIVAEQWSENAETRTWMTKQAFATGRITSQVRRGKKDQADKFEQYTDHREPAKKIPSHRLLAMMRGDSEGVLRIGVELDDDHLLRDLKPKLVPGRQSPFQKELLATVDDCYQRLLMPATESSVLQTLKQQADEEAIAVFGKNLHELLMSPPAGPRVTIGIDPGFRTGCKVAVVDGTGKFLTNTTIYPTPPKSDLAGAGATLLKLIQKLDVELIAIGNGTASRETDAFVGDLIKKHNLAVTKVMVSESGASIYSASELAGKEFPDLDITVRGAICIARRLQDPLAELVKTDPKSIGVGQYQHDVNQSQLRKCLDRVVESCVNNVGVDLNMASVPLLSHVAGIGPKLAENIVEYRNANGRFTDRKQLTKVPKLGKKAFEQAAGFLRIRDGKQPLDNSAVHPESYPIVDRMAKRLGSDSKSLVGNATLSQKLKPEEFVDNKVGIPTIADIISELGKPGRDPRSEFKVAQFDDSVNAIEDLKPGLVLEGVITNVTHFGAFIDIGVHQDGLIHISQLSDTYVEDPSDIVSVGDVVKVKVLEIDIPRKRISVTRKF is encoded by the coding sequence ATGGCAGCAAAAAACGAAGTGGCATTTGATCGCAAGCAAACGATTCAGGCAATCGCTGCGGAGTTGAACGTTCCCCCCCGGCAGATCGAAGCGGCTGTCGACCTGTTGGACGAAGGCAATACGATCCCGTTTATCGCTCGGTATCGCAAAGAGGCGACCGGCGGGCTGGACGAAGTCGCGCTGCGAGCGATCGAAGACGCTTTGGAAAAAGCGATGGCGTTGGCCTCGCGAAAAGCGACAGTTCTGAAGACGATCGACGAACAGGGAAAGCTGACCGCGGCGCTGCGTCGGCAAATCGAAGCGTGCAACGACTTGCAAACGCTCGAAATTTTGTACCTTCCCTACAAGCCAAAACGTCGCACGCGAGCGACCGTCGCCAGACAGAAGGGGCTGCAACCGCTGGCCGATCTGCTGCTCGATCCGTCGGCGTCGAAGAAGTCCAAAGATGAAATCTTGGCGGAGTTTGTCAACGCGGAACTCGAGGTCCCCGATCGCGAAGCCGCACTGCAAGGGGCGTTGGATATCGTCGCCGAACAGTGGTCCGAAAACGCCGAGACCCGCACCTGGATGACCAAGCAGGCGTTTGCCACCGGCCGGATTACGTCGCAGGTCCGCCGCGGCAAGAAGGACCAGGCCGACAAGTTCGAACAGTACACCGACCATCGCGAACCGGCCAAGAAGATCCCTTCGCACCGTCTGTTGGCGATGATGCGAGGCGATTCCGAAGGCGTTCTGCGGATCGGAGTCGAACTTGACGACGACCATCTGCTTCGCGACCTGAAACCCAAACTGGTCCCCGGCCGCCAATCACCGTTTCAAAAAGAACTACTGGCGACGGTCGACGACTGCTACCAACGCCTGCTGATGCCGGCTACCGAATCGAGCGTTCTGCAAACGCTGAAACAACAAGCCGATGAAGAAGCGATCGCCGTCTTTGGCAAGAACCTTCACGAACTGTTGATGTCGCCTCCGGCGGGTCCCCGCGTGACGATCGGGATCGATCCCGGATTCCGCACCGGATGCAAAGTCGCTGTCGTCGACGGGACGGGCAAATTCCTGACGAACACGACGATCTACCCCACGCCTCCCAAGAGCGACCTGGCCGGCGCCGGGGCAACGCTGCTGAAACTGATCCAGAAACTTGACGTCGAATTGATCGCGATCGGCAACGGAACGGCGTCGCGCGAGACCGACGCCTTTGTCGGCGACCTGATCAAAAAACATAATTTGGCGGTGACGAAGGTCATGGTCAGCGAATCTGGAGCGTCGATCTATTCGGCCAGCGAATTGGCGGGCAAAGAGTTTCCCGACCTCGACATCACCGTCCGCGGCGCGATCTGCATCGCTCGGCGGTTACAAGATCCGCTGGCCGAATTGGTTAAGACCGATCCCAAATCGATCGGCGTCGGCCAATACCAACACGACGTCAATCAATCGCAGCTGCGAAAGTGTTTGGATCGCGTCGTCGAATCGTGCGTCAATAACGTTGGCGTCGATCTGAATATGGCTAGCGTTCCGCTGCTGTCGCACGTCGCTGGGATCGGCCCCAAATTGGCCGAGAACATCGTCGAATATCGCAACGCCAACGGTCGCTTCACCGATCGCAAACAGCTGACCAAAGTGCCGAAGCTGGGGAAGAAGGCGTTCGAACAAGCTGCCGGCTTTTTGCGGATTCGCGATGGCAAACAGCCGCTGGATAATTCAGCGGTCCATCCCGAAAGCTACCCGATCGTCGATCGGATGGCGAAGCGATTGGGATCCGATTCGAAGTCGCTGGTCGGCAACGCGACGCTCAGTCAAAAACTGAAGCCCGAAGAATTTGTCGACAACAAGGTCGGAATCCCCACGATCGCCGATATCATCAGCGAGCTGGGCAAACCGGGACGCGACCCGCGCAGCGAATTTAAAGTCGCGCAGTTCGATGATTCCGTCAACGCGATCGAAGATCTCAAACCGGGATTGGTTCTCGAAGGAGTGATCACCAACGTCACCCACTTCGGCGCCTTCATCGACATCGGCGTCCATCAAGACGGGCTGATCCATATCTCCCAGCTATCGGACACCTACGTCGAGGACCCCAGCGATATCGTGTCGGTCGGCGACGTCGTCAAAGTGAAAGTGTTGGAGATCGATATCCCGCGGAAACGAATCTCCGTCACGCGAAAGTTCTAG
- a CDS encoding glucose-1-phosphate adenylyltransferase has translation MRNTIALILGGGRGTRLFPLTKIRAKPAVPLAAKYRLIDIPISNCISSGVNKIYCLTQFLSVSLHRHIRQTYSFDNFNGGFVELLAAQQTEGSGEDWYEGTADAVRKNLSYIQQDFVEHVLILSGDQLYRMDYGDMMKTHIESGADVTIAGIPVSRDDAHALGVMRVDDSGRVVGFLEKPQTPEEIDMVKMDPAWLDKQGIPSHGRDCVASMGLYIFNRDTLVDFLQKTQYQDFGREVFPAAIRSRKVQLHLFDGYWEDIGTIKAFYECNLSLAQRTPPYNFNDSESPVYSRPRFLPPTFMEGAQVTGSLIADGCRIEKGAVIENSVVGLRCIIGEGVVIKDSIIMGADDYESSTRQQTAASQGKPPVGIGAGSVVQGAILDKNCRVGKNVRIVNDANVQESDTHEECPVRDGIPIVCKNASLPDGWKLS, from the coding sequence ATGCGTAATACAATTGCGCTGATTTTAGGTGGTGGCCGCGGAACACGTCTATTTCCGCTTACCAAGATTCGTGCGAAACCCGCCGTTCCCTTGGCTGCGAAGTACCGCCTGATCGATATTCCGATCAGCAACTGCATCAGCAGTGGCGTGAACAAGATCTATTGCCTGACACAGTTCTTGTCGGTAAGTCTGCACCGTCATATTCGGCAGACTTATTCGTTCGATAACTTCAACGGCGGTTTCGTCGAGTTGTTGGCGGCACAGCAGACCGAGGGCTCTGGAGAGGACTGGTATGAGGGCACCGCCGACGCGGTCCGCAAGAACCTCAGCTACATCCAACAGGACTTCGTCGAGCATGTGTTGATCCTGTCGGGCGATCAATTGTATCGCATGGATTACGGCGACATGATGAAGACGCACATCGAATCGGGAGCCGACGTGACGATCGCGGGCATTCCCGTTTCCCGCGACGACGCGCACGCTTTGGGAGTGATGCGTGTCGACGATTCGGGGCGCGTTGTCGGGTTCCTTGAGAAACCGCAGACGCCCGAAGAGATCGACATGGTCAAGATGGATCCGGCGTGGCTCGACAAACAAGGTATTCCCAGCCATGGCCGCGATTGCGTTGCCAGCATGGGCTTGTACATCTTCAATCGCGACACGCTTGTCGATTTCCTGCAAAAGACGCAGTACCAGGATTTTGGTCGCGAAGTCTTCCCTGCCGCGATTCGATCGCGGAAGGTTCAATTGCACCTGTTCGATGGGTACTGGGAAGATATCGGAACGATCAAGGCGTTTTACGAATGCAATCTGAGTTTGGCTCAGCGTACCCCGCCTTATAACTTCAACGATTCGGAGTCGCCGGTTTACAGCCGCCCTCGTTTCTTGCCGCCAACCTTCATGGAAGGCGCTCAAGTGACGGGCAGTCTGATCGCCGACGGTTGCCGCATCGAAAAAGGTGCTGTGATCGAAAACAGTGTCGTTGGTTTGCGTTGTATTATCGGTGAAGGCGTTGTCATTAAAGACAGCATCATCATGGGTGCCGACGATTACGAGAGCTCCACCCGCCAACAAACCGCTGCGTCTCAGGGCAAACCGCCCGTCGGAATCGGTGCTGGCAGCGTGGTTCAGGGTGCGATCCTGGACAAAAATTGCCGCGTCGGCAAAAACGTGCGGATCGTCAACGATGCGAACGTTCAAGAGAGCGACACGCACGAAGAGTGCCCGGTCCGCGACGGGATTCCGA